One Candidatus Thermoplasmatota archaeon genomic window carries:
- a CDS encoding cation:proton antiporter encodes MTEWFTTLLLVITVLTLSIIMAIIRVFRGPTTPDRVVGVDTINTIVIVAMVLFGAAYQEVIYIDVAIVYAFLSFIATLFIAKYLEGGEF; translated from the coding sequence ATGACTGAATGGTTCACCACACTCCTACTAGTTATCACTGTTTTAACCCTTAGTATCATCATGGCGATTATTCGCGTATTCCGAGGACCAACGACACCAGATCGAGTTGTCGGTGTTGATACCATCAATACTATTGTGATCGTCGCCATGGTACTTTTTGGAGCTGCATACCAAGAAGTAATTTACATCGACGTGGCAATCGTCTACGCGTTTCTCTCATTTATCGCAACACTGTTCATCGCAAAATATCTTGAGGGAGGTGAATTCTAA
- the mbhE gene encoding hydrogen gas-evolving membrane-bound hydrogenase subunit E: MEKRIIAASCTLAVITVFLVVGTLIIHPFGEPNETSMDDYMIQNTQQQTGTNNGVTAIVFDYRGFDTLGEATILFTAVAAVIMLFRRRKHE, encoded by the coding sequence ATGGAAAAAAGAATCATTGCTGCATCATGTACACTTGCGGTGATTACTGTTTTTCTTGTTGTTGGTACACTCATCATCCATCCTTTTGGGGAGCCGAATGAAACATCAATGGATGATTATATGATTCAAAATACACAACAACAAACTGGGACAAATAACGGTGTAACTGCTATTGTATTCGACTACCGAGGATTTGATACCTTAGGTGAAGCAACTATTCTTTTCACCGCTGTTGCTGCAGTCATCATGTTATTCAGGAGGAGAAAACATGAGTGA
- a CDS encoding 4Fe-4S dicluster-binding protein: MRFTMLPQVFLQMFKKPFTNKFPRKYVPASTTRFFNQVSAGKTQIHPAISTPEKFRGKIVYEKEKCIGCQLCLKVCPSEAIEFKPEEKKIKIYLARCTFCAQCNDICPVHCLTMSTEFLLADTDKYSKTLIVE; the protein is encoded by the coding sequence ATGAGATTCACCATGCTTCCTCAAGTTTTTCTTCAAATGTTCAAAAAACCTTTTACCAATAAGTTTCCTCGAAAATATGTACCTGCCTCAACAACACGATTTTTCAACCAGGTTTCTGCTGGAAAAACACAGATACATCCAGCGATATCAACACCTGAAAAATTCAGAGGGAAAATCGTCTACGAAAAAGAAAAATGCATCGGATGCCAACTCTGTTTAAAAGTCTGTCCCTCAGAAGCAATTGAATTTAAACCAGAAGAAAAAAAGATAAAAATCTATCTTGCCCGCTGTACTTTTTGTGCGCAATGCAATGATATTTGCCCTGTGCATTGTTTGACGATGAGTACTGAATTTCTCCTTGCAGATACTGATAAATATTCAAAAACATTAATCGTTGAATAA
- a CDS encoding Na+/H+ antiporter subunit E, whose translation MNKNNNDQINHDAPLEKTSKRASMNLQGFIVTTIIALIFYLGLTTGSGSEILGLWSWIELFFGSILAVIVGIIARNIFIKNNFRMLNPIRWFIFIGYIIGPFFIALIKANLDVAYRVITGKIKPGIVKISPDLHTDLGITMLANSITLTPGTLSVDIDEEQNTLYIHWINVDEDSIKQKPVPYQKICGKFPTWIRRIAE comes from the coding sequence ATGAACAAAAATAATAATGATCAAATAAACCATGATGCACCCCTTGAAAAAACTTCAAAGAGGGCATCAATGAACCTTCAAGGATTCATCGTAACGACAATCATCGCTCTGATATTCTACCTTGGTCTTACAACAGGGAGCGGAAGTGAGATTCTTGGATTGTGGAGTTGGATCGAACTATTCTTTGGAAGCATCCTTGCAGTAATCGTTGGTATCATAGCACGAAATATATTTATCAAAAACAACTTCCGAATGCTTAATCCTATTCGATGGTTCATTTTCATAGGGTATATCATTGGTCCTTTTTTCATCGCACTCATAAAAGCAAACCTTGATGTCGCGTATCGAGTCATCACAGGAAAAATAAAACCAGGTATTGTAAAAATCTCACCAGACCTTCATACCGACCTTGGAATAACTATGCTTGCAAACTCAATCACCCTCACCCCAGGAACATTGAGTGTCGACATCGACGAAGAACAAAATACTCTCTACATTCATTGGATTAACGTTGATGAAGACAGCATCAAACAAAAACCTGTACCCTACCAAAAGATATGCGGGAAGTTTCCTACGTGGATACGGAGGATTGCTGAATGA
- the mnhG gene encoding monovalent cation/H(+) antiporter subunit G: MLSSIFDALIYLMLGVGVFFNLLAGIGLLRFPDVYTRLHAGTKCTTFGSIFLIGSVILFGLKMWWNHDVNGSVLSIHAAVALLAILLTNPVGAHAIARAAHRTGVEPAQAVVDHLKEEKPPKKQHVKKKKQKQNTTSSEEDNDVV; the protein is encoded by the coding sequence ATGCTCAGCAGCATCTTTGATGCCCTTATCTACCTCATGCTAGGCGTTGGAGTTTTTTTTAATCTACTTGCAGGTATCGGATTACTTCGTTTTCCTGATGTATATACAAGATTACATGCAGGAACAAAATGCACTACGTTCGGATCAATATTTTTAATCGGTTCTGTGATCCTCTTTGGTTTGAAAATGTGGTGGAACCATGATGTGAACGGGTCAGTTCTGTCAATTCATGCTGCAGTTGCACTCCTAGCAATACTTCTAACAAATCCTGTTGGTGCCCACGCAATTGCACGTGCAGCACATCGGACTGGAGTCGAACCAGCACAAGCGGTGGTAGACCATCTAAAGGAAGAAAAACCGCCAAAAAAACAACACGTAAAGAAAAAAAAACAGAAACAAAATACAACATCTTCTGAGGAGGATAACGATGTGGTTTGA
- a CDS encoding NADH-quinone oxidoreductase subunit B family protein, with translation MVKKLPKAFKKALWVYHCNSGSCNGCDIEIIAALCPRYDVERFGIRLVGTPRHADVLLITGPVTRQLAEKVKRVYAQMPDPKAVICVGNCGNTGDVFYESYNLVGPIDNILPVDVYVVGCPPRPENIINGVAQAWMKLETAEGHK, from the coding sequence ATGGTTAAAAAACTACCAAAGGCATTTAAAAAAGCTTTATGGGTGTATCATTGCAATTCAGGTTCATGTAACGGCTGTGATATCGAGATCATCGCAGCCCTATGCCCACGGTATGACGTTGAACGATTTGGAATTCGCCTTGTTGGAACACCACGTCACGCTGATGTTCTTCTCATTACCGGTCCGGTGACACGACAACTGGCAGAAAAAGTAAAACGAGTTTACGCACAAATGCCTGATCCCAAAGCAGTCATCTGTGTCGGAAATTGCGGCAATACCGGTGATGTCTTTTATGAATCATACAATCTTGTCGGCCCAATAGACAACATCCTTCCTGTTGATGTCTACGTTGTTGGCTGTCCACCTCGACCGGAAAATATCATCAATGGAGTAGCACAAGCTTGGATGAAACTTGAAACCGCAGAGGGACACAAATGA
- a CDS encoding NADH-quinone oxidoreductase subunit C — protein MNAILTAEEILTSYKTQFQKGLEETRLETFTTGIKKTEIRHLWIRITKEIFKDCIRHLFTFTPEPHFTVASGYDLGETIELVYHFSLFQGHREQEISINFIVPLQKSDPSLETITDLFPGALISEQEKQEMLGVTIIGIPVNTRVFISDDFPKDVYPWRRDETGPQRHIRNLHEVKKP, from the coding sequence ATGAATGCTATTCTCACCGCAGAAGAGATACTTACCTCGTATAAAACCCAGTTTCAAAAAGGCCTTGAAGAGACCCGCCTGGAAACATTTACAACGGGTATAAAAAAGACAGAGATACGCCATCTGTGGATTCGTATCACAAAAGAGATATTTAAAGATTGTATCCGTCATCTGTTTACCTTCACCCCTGAACCGCATTTTACCGTAGCCTCTGGATATGATCTTGGTGAAACCATCGAACTTGTCTATCATTTCTCACTGTTTCAGGGTCATCGTGAACAAGAGATATCAATCAATTTTATAGTTCCCTTACAAAAGTCAGATCCTTCACTTGAAACTATTACTGATCTATTTCCTGGAGCATTAATTTCAGAACAAGAAAAACAAGAAATGCTTGGAGTTACCATCATCGGCATCCCAGTAAATACACGAGTTTTCATCTCTGATGATTTTCCCAAAGATGTGTATCCCTGGAGACGTGATGAAACCGGTCCTCAGCGCCATATCAGGAACCTCCATGAGGTGAAAAAACCATGA
- a CDS encoding MnhB domain-containing protein — protein sequence MSEMSKIVKTVSNVLFPLIMIFGLYVIAHGHLTPGGGFQGGAIVASGCALLLVAYGSTWVFKHISEKKLSLFESLGAFGFILVAFLGLGVGGMFFNNFIVGTDSLFGTIPPYQDTAADFNTGGVLPLMNFAVGVKVIAGLFIIILIMAFVSNSKRWKQ from the coding sequence ATGAGTGAAATGTCAAAAATCGTGAAAACTGTTTCAAACGTATTATTTCCTCTGATCATGATATTTGGGTTATATGTGATTGCGCATGGTCATCTCACCCCGGGAGGTGGTTTCCAAGGTGGTGCTATCGTCGCTTCGGGATGTGCATTGCTGCTGGTCGCCTATGGATCAACCTGGGTGTTTAAACACATCAGTGAAAAAAAATTATCCCTGTTTGAAAGCCTCGGTGCGTTCGGTTTTATTCTCGTTGCATTTCTTGGTCTTGGCGTTGGCGGTATGTTTTTTAATAATTTTATAGTTGGAACAGATAGTCTTTTTGGAACTATCCCCCCATATCAAGATACTGCTGCTGATTTCAATACCGGTGGTGTACTTCCCCTGATGAACTTCGCGGTCGGTGTCAAAGTCATTGCAGGATTATTCATTATCATTCTTATCATGGCGTTTGTCAGTAATAGTAAGAGGTGGAAGCAATGA
- a CDS encoding V-type ATP synthase subunit I, with the protein MKKVSIAVYQDYIADVIRKIYEAGYLEIIDISRDETKGSQEVLDAKLSQDISRCTEYELRLSRLITLFQKYQKKSKGIRSLFTIQQPPIQTVQDRSLSEIYVDVDTILKKIENHLLETDKRIGVLSEEYQKVLTSLEQVKLLRFLDFDLSHVGQSSHLFIVAGMTTQFQQLEEQLKNFEFVELFSHQVKTGKKTTWVVVCVVHRSEQEKFEKVVRDKITFFDLTSVSGSPKDAQSFLEKEKKRIEEEQQSLCSFFEKYRDTYLSDLYVLREELQLERIQIEIKKNFSKTKTTYVIQGWVIEKNQEKLQELVSETSQGYFDFSTDEPSMDQDAPPTYLETPRWAQSFQMFLELFATPKYNELNPTIFMGLFLVIFFGFMLGDAGYGLVILLLSLFGFMKFGKQSSLIRQWSFLGLLLGVSTIIVGLLTNSFFGDFIPRFIYHDPSKPLYSLPAFGLPLEPLRDPLTILTIALIFGLIHLNVGILLGILQAVHHKNYREMLTRHIPWIPLQLGGGILIGNFILGWTIDTSVLFSAILLTIGGLLLLFIHDGPLGFFGITGYVGDWLSYARLLALGLATSGMALAFNVIGELAGIILMPIILVLAHTANVIIQALGAGVHALRLQYVEFFNRFYEGGGRTFTPFKIKRTYTKIEEK; encoded by the coding sequence ATGAAAAAAGTATCAATCGCGGTATACCAAGATTATATTGCAGATGTTATCAGAAAAATCTATGAAGCAGGATATCTTGAAATTATCGATATATCTCGTGATGAAACAAAAGGTTCTCAGGAAGTTTTAGATGCTAAACTATCTCAGGATATTTCACGATGTACTGAGTATGAACTTCGATTATCTCGACTGATTACTCTTTTCCAGAAATATCAAAAAAAATCAAAAGGGATTCGAAGCCTTTTTACTATCCAACAACCCCCCATTCAGACCGTTCAGGATCGTTCGTTGTCTGAAATCTATGTTGATGTCGATACAATTTTGAAGAAAATCGAGAATCATCTTCTTGAAACTGATAAACGAATTGGAGTCCTCTCAGAGGAATATCAAAAGGTTTTAACGAGTCTTGAACAAGTCAAATTGTTGCGTTTTTTGGATTTTGATCTCTCACATGTAGGTCAGTCATCTCATCTTTTTATTGTTGCAGGGATGACAACTCAGTTTCAACAACTCGAAGAACAACTGAAAAATTTTGAATTTGTTGAACTTTTTTCCCATCAAGTAAAAACTGGGAAGAAAACCACATGGGTTGTCGTTTGTGTGGTTCATCGTTCAGAGCAAGAAAAATTCGAAAAAGTCGTTCGTGATAAGATCACGTTTTTTGATCTCACCTCAGTATCCGGTTCCCCAAAAGATGCTCAGTCTTTTCTAGAGAAAGAAAAAAAAAGGATTGAAGAAGAACAACAATCACTCTGTTCATTCTTTGAGAAATATCGAGATACCTATCTATCTGATCTTTATGTTCTTCGAGAGGAGTTGCAGCTTGAACGAATTCAAATAGAAATTAAGAAAAATTTTTCAAAAACAAAAACAACGTATGTTATTCAAGGATGGGTGATAGAAAAAAATCAAGAAAAACTCCAGGAGTTAGTATCAGAAACTTCGCAAGGATATTTTGATTTTTCAACAGATGAACCTTCGATGGATCAAGATGCTCCTCCAACGTATCTTGAGACACCACGTTGGGCACAATCTTTTCAAATGTTTCTTGAACTTTTTGCAACACCAAAATACAATGAATTAAATCCAACGATTTTTATGGGATTGTTTTTAGTGATTTTCTTTGGATTTATGCTCGGGGATGCTGGATATGGCTTAGTCATCTTGTTATTGTCACTTTTCGGTTTTATGAAATTTGGTAAACAGAGTTCTTTAATACGGCAATGGTCATTTCTCGGTTTACTACTTGGTGTTTCAACAATTATTGTTGGTTTACTTACGAATAGTTTTTTTGGCGATTTTATTCCTCGCTTTATCTATCACGATCCTTCGAAACCATTATACAGTCTTCCAGCTTTTGGTCTCCCCTTAGAACCTCTTCGAGACCCTCTAACCATCCTAACGATTGCGCTCATCTTTGGTTTAATTCATCTGAATGTTGGAATACTGCTTGGTATACTCCAGGCAGTACACCATAAAAACTATAGAGAAATGTTGACCCGTCATATCCCTTGGATTCCTCTGCAACTCGGTGGAGGAATACTCATTGGTAACTTCATCCTTGGCTGGACGATTGATACGTCTGTCTTATTCAGTGCGATTCTATTGACAATAGGTGGTTTGCTCCTCTTATTTATTCACGATGGACCGCTTGGTTTTTTTGGAATTACCGGGTATGTTGGTGATTGGTTATCCTACGCACGGCTTCTTGCGTTAGGACTTGCAACGTCAGGTATGGCTCTTGCGTTTAATGTGATTGGAGAACTTGCAGGAATCATCCTCATGCCGATTATTCTGGTACTTGCGCATACTGCAAATGTCATTATTCAGGCTCTTGGAGCTGGTGTGCATGCATTGCGGCTCCAGTATGTAGAATTTTTTAATCGATTCTACGAAGGAGGCGGACGAACGTTCACGCCTTTTAAAATAAAAAGAACATATACAAAAATTGAGGAAAAATAA
- a CDS encoding nickel-dependent hydrogenase large subunit, whose translation MTTAKTKTTYQLPIGPIHPALKEPVLFEFEIEGEKIIDVAVRLGHVHRGIEWAATQRNPLQILYLAERICGICSYCHPMAFALAVERAAKIQVPERAQYLRIIHGELERICSHILWAGVAAHEIGFDSVLFLTWEMREKGLDLTEYLTGNRVTKGITMIGGVRRDITSDMIPAIRKTLEYYKKNFEKLSHIFLDDKTFKLRCQDVGVLTKEEAVKLNAVGPTTRASGVKKDVRLDQGYFAYTDLDFDYITPDIVTGEINGDVYDRIIVRLLEVKQSVELIEQCLDRMPAGDIVAESKLVKLLANLKKVNSEGLGRMEAPRGEVFHYVKMRENESPYCWKVRAPTYANILPWIPMLKGSQIADIPIIAASTDPCMSCTNRVAIVHQKKQYELDKQQLHNMSVEKTRRFMT comes from the coding sequence ATGACTACGGCAAAAACCAAAACTACCTATCAATTACCGATCGGTCCAATCCATCCCGCCCTCAAAGAACCAGTACTGTTTGAGTTTGAAATTGAAGGAGAAAAAATTATTGATGTTGCAGTGCGGCTTGGTCATGTTCACCGGGGAATCGAATGGGCAGCAACACAACGAAATCCTCTTCAGATTCTATACCTTGCTGAACGAATTTGTGGTATCTGTTCATATTGTCATCCGATGGCATTTGCACTTGCTGTTGAACGTGCTGCAAAGATTCAAGTCCCAGAACGAGCGCAATATCTCAGGATTATCCACGGTGAACTCGAACGTATCTGTTCTCACATCCTTTGGGCAGGGGTTGCTGCGCATGAAATTGGGTTCGATTCGGTTCTCTTTCTCACCTGGGAAATGCGAGAAAAAGGATTAGACCTCACTGAATATCTAACAGGTAATCGAGTTACCAAAGGGATCACCATGATTGGTGGTGTACGTCGTGATATCACATCTGATATGATCCCGGCTATTCGTAAGACGCTTGAATACTACAAAAAAAATTTCGAAAAACTTAGCCATATTTTTCTTGATGATAAAACATTCAAACTGCGATGTCAAGACGTTGGCGTTTTAACAAAAGAGGAAGCGGTAAAACTGAATGCTGTCGGTCCAACGACACGAGCATCTGGTGTGAAAAAAGACGTCCGACTTGATCAAGGCTACTTCGCGTACACAGATCTTGATTTTGATTATATCACACCCGATATAGTAACAGGAGAAATTAATGGAGATGTGTATGATCGGATTATCGTCCGATTACTTGAAGTGAAACAATCTGTCGAACTCATCGAGCAATGTCTTGATCGCATGCCTGCCGGTGATATAGTTGCTGAATCAAAACTGGTAAAACTTTTAGCGAATCTTAAAAAAGTAAACAGCGAAGGTCTTGGCCGCATGGAAGCACCCCGCGGTGAGGTTTTCCATTATGTAAAAATGAGGGAAAACGAATCACCATATTGCTGGAAGGTTCGTGCACCAACCTATGCAAATATTCTCCCATGGATACCGATGCTGAAAGGATCGCAGATCGCAGATATTCCGATTATTGCTGCTTCAACTGATCCGTGTATGTCGTGTACGAATCGAGTTGCGATCGTACATCAGAAAAAACAATATGAACTTGATAAACAACAACTCCACAACATGAGTGTAGAAAAAACACGGAGGTTTATGACATGA
- a CDS encoding proton-conducting transporter membrane subunit produces MNWFDNLLVHSPALVVATPLLAAFLTPLVSRIGDKARNIFVVVMIVVTSVVFGILGFDVLVHGPRIYIFGDSNLVLPVVRILFEVDAFSILFASIALLLAFVGSIYSLSFMKNQDGLDKYYTLLLLLLTSILGMVLTGDLFNFFVFLEISCIASCALIAFWVHRAEVFEAAFKYIVVSSIAALFVLFAIGLLYAQYNALNIATLANLLQYTYLDKITLVLFLGALALKAGLAPLHLWLPDSYGEAPPSITIVIMGATMASVYGVLRICFTLYGSVFTTITPQTSIIVGWFIIALAVITIILGIFMALRQRDLMRLIAFAAVGEIGYIFIGVGVRLASATIDTANNISYPAYSVVALQGSIFHIFNDILDIGLLFLVAGAIYYVTKKRTLDDLQGLAHHMKFSTVFFIIGLFAVSGMPPFNGFDSKLMLYESTFQLNPILAIIEILFSILLLAVFVKVFYAVFMGPKPQTHEVLREVPKSMLVAMGFFAGLIIFIGVFPEFFLETIIQPAAHALLNHTQYITTVLGGM; encoded by the coding sequence ATGAACTGGTTCGACAACCTCCTTGTTCATTCACCTGCACTGGTCGTTGCAACACCGCTCCTTGCTGCGTTTCTCACCCCGCTTGTCAGCAGAATTGGAGACAAAGCTCGAAATATATTCGTTGTTGTTATGATAGTAGTTACCAGTGTTGTTTTTGGAATTCTTGGTTTTGACGTGCTCGTCCATGGACCACGCATCTATATTTTCGGTGATTCAAACCTAGTACTTCCGGTAGTACGTATCCTTTTTGAAGTTGACGCATTCAGCATACTTTTTGCGTCAATTGCGTTGCTCCTTGCATTTGTTGGCAGTATCTATTCGCTCAGTTTTATGAAAAATCAAGACGGACTTGATAAATATTACACGCTGCTTTTATTACTGCTGACTAGTATTCTTGGCATGGTTCTGACCGGCGATTTGTTTAATTTCTTTGTATTTCTTGAAATATCTTGTATCGCATCATGTGCTCTGATTGCATTCTGGGTGCACCGTGCTGAAGTGTTTGAAGCAGCATTCAAATACATTGTTGTGAGTTCGATTGCCGCATTGTTTGTTTTATTTGCAATAGGTCTTTTATATGCGCAGTATAATGCATTAAATATTGCAACCTTAGCAAACCTCCTGCAGTATACATATCTTGATAAAATTACCTTGGTGTTGTTCCTCGGCGCGCTTGCATTAAAAGCAGGGCTTGCTCCGTTGCATCTCTGGCTTCCTGATTCCTACGGAGAGGCACCTCCTTCAATTACCATCGTCATTATGGGAGCAACCATGGCAAGTGTCTATGGTGTTTTACGAATTTGTTTTACTCTGTATGGTAGTGTTTTTACAACCATTACACCGCAGACATCGATTATCGTAGGCTGGTTTATCATTGCACTTGCTGTAATAACAATAATTCTTGGGATCTTCATGGCATTGCGTCAACGTGATCTTATGCGGCTGATTGCTTTTGCTGCTGTTGGAGAAATCGGATACATTTTCATCGGCGTTGGGGTACGCCTTGCATCAGCAACCATCGATACAGCAAACAACATAAGTTATCCAGCATATAGTGTTGTTGCTTTACAAGGGAGTATCTTTCATATATTCAATGATATCCTTGATATTGGTCTGCTCTTTTTAGTTGCAGGTGCAATTTACTATGTTACCAAAAAAAGAACGTTAGATGACCTGCAGGGTCTTGCCCATCATATGAAATTTTCAACGGTGTTTTTTATAATTGGATTATTTGCAGTTTCTGGAATGCCTCCCTTCAACGGATTTGACTCAAAACTCATGTTGTATGAATCAACATTTCAACTGAATCCTATCCTTGCGATTATTGAGATCCTCTTCAGTATTTTATTGCTGGCAGTGTTCGTCAAAGTTTTTTATGCAGTGTTCATGGGACCAAAACCGCAGACCCATGAGGTCCTCAGAGAAGTACCAAAAAGCATGCTTGTTGCCATGGGTTTCTTTGCAGGACTGATTATTTTCATTGGTGTATTCCCTGAGTTTTTTTTAGAGACGATCATTCAACCAGCAGCACATGCACTCCTCAATCATACACAATATATCACCACTGTTTTAGGAGGGATGTAA
- a CDS encoding sodium:proton antiporter, translated as MMMNFPFIAVVIIIIIGLYAVIFRKNLIKIVIGITIIESGVNLFLITLGYREGGVAPIYTSAPSEVIRNVPSSMVFPVPQALTLTSIVIGVAVLALMLSLVMHIYKQYGSLDVSKIRRLKE; from the coding sequence ATGATGATGAATTTTCCTTTTATTGCAGTTGTTATTATCATTATCATCGGTTTATATGCAGTAATATTTCGGAAAAATCTCATCAAAATTGTCATTGGAATTACAATTATTGAAAGCGGTGTTAACCTGTTCCTCATAACACTTGGGTATCGAGAAGGAGGTGTTGCCCCGATTTACACCAGCGCACCTTCAGAGGTTATCCGCAACGTCCCATCAAGCATGGTGTTTCCTGTTCCTCAGGCACTTACCCTAACCAGTATTGTTATCGGAGTTGCTGTGCTTGCACTGATGCTGTCGTTGGTGATGCACATCTATAAACAGTATGGTTCACTTGATGTTTCAAAAATACGGAGGTTAAAAGAATGA
- a CDS encoding complex I subunit 1 family protein, translated as MNAVQSIEFAARLIISALLIGGFGIIFGLLYKGIDRKLSARMQGRIGPPLRQPFRDVRKLFVKENIVPNDAIPWLFHLAPLAGLVATITILLYIPIGGFPAVLSTTGDLILILYLLILPSLAMVIGGFSSGSPYAVVGAQREMATMIAYEFPLAIIIIGFAWNLRTMTTPFALTTITTNPIWNTVGPIGFIGCIIMLVTLVIVTPAELSKIPFDASEAETEIAGGLLAEYSGRNLGLFYLTDGVKTMVMASLIVALFFPYNLTQLEIFHSITGTIPGYLLDFLFYLVKILLVVLFSVTLIRVAIARLKIDQIVSTYWVWFTLLSLIGLILVMWDQNILQWFGLKPLIQYFIT; from the coding sequence ATGAATGCAGTGCAATCGATAGAATTCGCTGCACGTCTCATTATTAGTGCCTTGCTCATCGGTGGTTTTGGCATCATATTTGGTTTACTGTACAAAGGTATTGACCGGAAACTCTCTGCCCGCATGCAAGGAAGGATCGGCCCACCCCTACGCCAACCATTTAGAGATGTTAGAAAACTGTTTGTCAAAGAAAACATAGTTCCAAATGATGCAATCCCTTGGCTGTTTCACCTCGCGCCACTTGCAGGTCTGGTTGCAACTATTACCATATTGTTATATATCCCGATTGGAGGTTTTCCTGCGGTTCTTTCGACAACCGGTGATCTCATCCTCATCCTATATCTACTCATTCTTCCGTCGCTTGCCATGGTGATCGGCGGTTTCTCCTCTGGTTCACCCTACGCTGTTGTTGGTGCACAACGTGAAATGGCAACAATGATCGCTTACGAGTTTCCCCTTGCAATCATCATAATTGGATTTGCGTGGAACCTTCGAACAATGACCACGCCGTTTGCACTGACGACAATCACAACAAATCCAATCTGGAACACGGTTGGACCAATTGGCTTTATCGGTTGTATCATCATGCTCGTCACCCTCGTTATTGTCACACCTGCTGAGCTGTCAAAAATACCTTTTGATGCATCTGAAGCAGAAACTGAAATTGCTGGTGGGCTCCTCGCTGAATACTCAGGTCGAAACCTCGGTTTATTCTATCTTACTGATGGAGTAAAAACTATGGTTATGGCATCTCTTATCGTTGCCCTATTTTTCCCCTATAACCTCACTCAACTTGAGATCTTTCACAGTATTACTGGGACAATCCCTGGATACCTCCTTGATTTTCTTTTTTATCTGGTAAAAATCCTGCTGGTAGTTCTCTTTTCAGTAACGCTGATCCGAGTAGCAATTGCTCGATTAAAAATTGATCAAATCGTTTCCACCTACTGGGTATGGTTCACTCTCCTGAGTTTAATTGGTTTAATCTTAGTGATGTGGGATCAAAACATCCTGCAATGGTTTGGATTAAAACCACTTATTCAATATTTCATTACATAA
- a CDS encoding hydrogenase subunit MbhD domain-containing protein, whose product MWFELLNLLIIFLIIISCGFAVFLKDLIAAALALGAMSLLLSLEFYLLQAPDVAIAQAGVGACLSTAILVVAIKSTKRMEEE is encoded by the coding sequence ATGTGGTTTGAACTGCTCAATCTACTCATCATATTTTTAATCATTATTTCCTGTGGTTTTGCAGTGTTTCTCAAAGATCTCATCGCAGCAGCACTCGCATTAGGTGCTATGAGTCTCCTTCTCTCACTTGAATTTTACTTACTCCAAGCACCAGATGTTGCAATTGCTCAAGCTGGTGTTGGCGCCTGTCTGTCTACAGCGATTCTTGTTGTTGCAATTAAATCAACAAAACGAATGGAGGAGGAATAA
- a CDS encoding hydrogenase, which translates to MNLVESLLEKFSTGSGFWHPILWILAFVFIFLLIYVLRMFGRKDYKKNTDQEQPFLSGNIEYSSDQTHVTASNLYWGFIHSMRSVYTVVTKIHTGDARDYVIWFTIILAVLFVILEVI; encoded by the coding sequence ATGAACCTTGTAGAATCACTCCTTGAAAAATTTTCCACCGGAAGCGGTTTTTGGCATCCGATTCTTTGGATTCTCGCATTTGTTTTTATCTTCCTGTTGATCTATGTTCTTCGAATGTTTGGGAGAAAAGACTACAAAAAAAATACTGATCAAGAACAACCTTTTCTCTCAGGAAACATTGAGTATTCCTCAGATCAAACCCATGTGACTGCGAGTAATCTCTACTGGGGTTTTATCCATAGCATGCGTTCAGTCTATACAGTTGTAACAAAAATACATACTGGTGATGCTCGTGATTACGTCATCTGGTTTACCATAATCCTTGCGGTTCTTTTTGTTATTCTTGAGGTGATCTAA